The genomic stretch TGACAGCCGGGAGTCCTGGGGTCGCGCGAGCGCGCCGACGGCGGGGCTGGGGCGTGTGCGCAGGCTCTGCCCGCGGCTACTGGCCGGCCGGGGATGGCCTGCGTGGGGCGGGTGCTCAGTCGAGTTGCATGGGGATGCTGATGTAGCTGCGGGAGACCCAGCCGGTTTCGCCCTTGTGTGCGCCGGAGGAAGGCTTGACGTAGCCCCAGTTGCCCTTGTAGCAGGCGTAGTAGATCCGGGTGTTCTTCGAGAGCTGGCCCTTGGCGGTGTAGCCCGTGCCGGGTCCGGTGCGGAACATGACGGTCGCGTCGACGTAGGTGTTGAGCTTCGCCGAGTGGGTGCAGGTCTTGGAGGTGGTGGCGGCGCTGGCGGTCGATGCCGTGGCGACGGCCCCGCCGAGGAGCAGTGCACCGGCGGTGTTGGCGGTGGCGATGCGGCGGGTGAGGGCGTTCATGTGTGCTCTTCCTGGTGTCGTCGTTGGCCGGCGGGCGCGCCGGTCGCGTGGGGCGTATGCCGGGACGGAGGACGGGGCGGGCGCGGGGAACTCAGGAGCACGGCACTTCATGCCTTGTTCCGGTGTCGATCTTTGTCGCGGGCGGCTGGGGTAGCCAGGTGCGGTTTCTTCCGTCAGTTGGCCTTCCGGAATCCGTTCACCAGGAAGCTCGCTTGCAGGAAAGTCGGTTTCCGGTTGGTGAGGTGACGGGGACTCCGGACTGTCAGGAGACGGCGGCAGTTCCGCTCAGGCCCCAAGCCTTCGATCCCTTGCCGTCGTCGGCGATATCGACGTAAGCGGTGGCGTCAGCGGTCCAGGATTTCTTCTTGGTCTTTACGTACGCCTCTCCGTATCCGCTGGCGCCGGTGGCGAAGGTCTTCGATCCGCTGTTGGAGTTGTTGACTTCACCGCTGATCGTGCGCTCCTCGCAGATCCCGTAGCTGCAGTTCTGGACTTTGGTCGATCCGTGCTCGGCGCGCATCAGGATGGAGAAGTCGTTGAAGCGTTTGCCCCCGGTGTAGAAGGAGTTGCCGGTCCAGGAGGCCTTGTTCACCACGCCTTGTAGTAGCGGTAGCCGCCACTGGATCCGGTGTACTTGATGCAGATGTTGACGCTGACCTTCACGTCCGGCTTGCCGGGCAGGTTGAAACTCTTCGTGCTGGTCTTGCAGTGGGTGGTGGTCGCGGCCTGCGCCGGCCAGGGCGAGACCGCCTGCGAGGATCGTGGAGGCGGTCAGAGCGGTCGCGGCGGCTGCGCGGGCGATCTTCACGTGGGTGCTCCTGGAGAAGGGGAGAAGGGGCGGTCCAGGAGGTCGCGGCGTCATAGGGCGGCGCGCACGGCCACTCCTGGCGGTCGGCAGGTCGAGGTAAGGGCCGCGATTCGGGCCCGTACCTCAGTGATCTCCGATACTTCTTCGGCTGACCTTGCGTGCGCCAGGATCAGGTTCTTCCTGAAGGCGAACCGCCTGAGAGACAAGTTCCTGATCGGTTTCTTCAGGAAGTTGCGTTTCCGGAATACCCGAAGCGACAGTCGGACGGCTCCGGGGCACCCGCTGCTTACCCGAGAATTCGGGAGCGCGCTTCGAAGGACTCGCGATGCATTGCGCTTGGGCCGCGCGTCAGGTGTAACCGCGCCCGGTGGAGCGGGGCACGTGGCAACTTGACCTGGTGCCCGTGTCCGGCTTCTGACACGGCGCACTTCGCGGTGCGCTCCTTCAGCCGTACGCGCGACAGGAAGCAGACATGTTCAACAGACGCTGCGGTACCCGTCCGTTGACGCCGGTCGTCCGGCCGCCGCGCGTGACCGAGACTCCCCGCGACGAGGATCCGGCCACCGTAGACCCGGCGGTCGTCTCCCGGGCTGCCCGCCTCCGGACGGACCTGTTTGAGGCGGGCATCGACCTCGAGCGGCCTTCCGGGCCGGCGCCCGCGTGGTTTACCTCGTTCGCCCGGCATCCGGCTTCCCGCGTTCTGACTCCCCAAGAACAGGGTGAGCTCAGCTCCCATCTGGCGGCCCTCCCGGCCGACGCCGTGCTCACCGACGCCGCGTGCGAGAGGGTCGTGCAGCGGATCCGTAGCCTCGCCGCCGTGCGGGAGCTGAAGCCGCAGGGCATCGACCCGTGTTCCCGGGGAGGGGGAGGGGGATCTCCTC from Streptomyces sp. ITFR-21 encodes the following:
- a CDS encoding SH3 domain-containing protein: MNALTRRIATANTAGALLLGGAVATASTASAATTSKTCTHSAKLNTYVDATVMFRTGPGTGYTAKGQLSKNTRIYYACYKGNWGYVKPSSGAHKGETGWVSRSYISIPMQLD